One Helianthus annuus cultivar XRQ/B chromosome 12, HanXRQr2.0-SUNRISE, whole genome shotgun sequence genomic region harbors:
- the LOC110893591 gene encoding uncharacterized protein LOC110893591, with product MLKAEIREFITLSKCETLDEIIDLARDREIEIKRQDERGEKRQAEKGSTQGSSKKPKTHDQGKKEASKGGFPRCKTCGKPHSGECLLGRKGCYNCGQEGHPYYNCPNPKRVCYNCNESGHVKVECPKLKQGVKKEGKKEELAKAKGRMFQISTEEARSHPNVVSGIYMINSIPTYILFDTGASRSFISSEFARSPLFTIERMCTPLEVEIADCKSYLLHEICRGCRITIDDEDFDIDLIPMILGEFKVVVGMDWLSRYHAEILCENKIIHVTSPKGKRVTIHGEREVGAKFCTILEAVKYVRNGSKAFLAYVVDTKLGALRIEDTKIVNEYPDVFPDELPGLPPEREVEFRIELEPNAKPVAKAPYRLAPAEVRELMVQLQELLDKGFIRPSVSPWGAPVLFC from the coding sequence ATGCTCAAGGCTGAAATTCGAGAGTTCATAACTCTTTCTAAATGTGAAACTTTGGACGAGATCATTGATCTAGCAAGGGATAGGGAAATTGAGATAAAGAGGCAAGATGAACGTGGGGAGAAAAGGCAAGCCGAGAAGGGGTCAACACAAGGCTCTTCTAAGAAACCCAAAACGCATGATCAAGGAAAGAAAGAAGCTTCCAAAGGAGGGTTTCCACGATGTAAGACATGTGGGAAACCCCATTCGGGTGAATGTTTATTGGGAAGGAAGGGGTGTTACAATTGCGGACAAGAAGGGCATCCGTACTATAACTGTCCGAATCCCAAGAGGGTGTGCTACAATTGTAATGAATCAGGCCATGTGAAAGTTGAATGCCCAAAGCTCAAACAAGGGGTGAAGAAGGAAGGAAAGAAAGAAGAACTCGCGAAAGCTAAGGGAAGAATGTTCCAAATCTCCACGGAAGAAGCAAGGTCTCACCCGAATGTAGTCTCAGGTATCTATATGATAAACTCTATACCCACTTACATATTATTCGATACCGGAGCTAGTAGATCATTCATTTCTAGTGAGTTTGCACGTTCCCCTTTATTCACGATAGAAAGAATGTGTACACCTCTCGAAGTTGAAATTGCCGATTGTAAGAGTTACCTTTTGCACGAAATATGTAGAGGTTGTAGAATCACTATAGATGATGAAGATTTTGATATTGATTTGATTCCCATGATTTTGGGAGAATTTAAAGTAGtggtaggtatggattggttatcccgttaTCATGCGGAAATTTTATGCGAAAACAAAATTATTCATGTGACATCTCCTAAAGGGAAACGGGTAACCATTCATGGGGAAAGGGAAGTAGGGGCAAAATTTTGTACTATCTTAGAAGCAGTTAAGTACGTGAGGAATGGAAGTAAAGCATTTTTAGCCTATGTTGTCGATACTAAATTAGGAGCCTTAAGAATTGAAGATACTAAGATAGTGAATGAATACCCGGATGTATTTCCGGACGAATTGCCGGGACTTCCACCCGAGCGGGAAGTCGAATTTCGTATCGAATTAGAACCAAATGCCAAACCagtagccaaagccccttaccggtTGGCACCCGCGGAAGTACGGGAATTAATGGTCCAATTACAAGAACTTCTTGACAAGGGTTTCATACGCCCTAGCGTGTCCCCATGGGGAGCGCCTGTTTtgttttgttaa